One bacterium genomic window carries:
- a CDS encoding nickel-dependent hydrogenase large subunit — protein MKTIAARITIDPMTRIEGHLKIEATVDNHKVVEAKCEGTLYRGFEQILVDREPLDAIQITQRFCGVCPVPHAIASAQALDNAFGVMPPPNGRLIRNIVQGANYIQSHVLHFYHLASLDYYRGPDIPPFVPRYEADYRLPDTVREALVNHYIQAYQIRLKAHELAAIWAGKMPHMASIAPGGVTIIPRIDNITTSLWRLKELTDFIDKAYIPDVITIAQVYRDYFQMGEGCKNFLSYGLFDLDAEPDVTKRQRFFPMGRMSNGKIAAVDPRKITEDVAASWYDSPSHVHPSKADTIPNPAKPGAYSWLKAPRYDGEVYEVGPLARMAMAYQSKSMPKAVQLIEESLSTLRVGPEALCSVMGRHLSRALECKLVADELSSMIMQVKLDEPVCSAHTIPDEARGMGLWCAARGALGHWIEIKNGKIARYQAVVPTTWNASPTDDKGQPGPIEQAMLGTVVEDTDNPFALARIVRSFDPCIACAVHLLEPGKSMKQFRIL, from the coding sequence ATGAAAACCATTGCAGCCAGAATCACCATCGACCCAATGACGCGCATCGAAGGCCATTTGAAGATCGAAGCCACGGTGGACAACCATAAAGTGGTCGAAGCCAAATGCGAAGGCACGCTCTATCGCGGCTTCGAGCAGATTCTCGTGGATCGCGAGCCGCTCGATGCCATTCAAATCACGCAGCGTTTTTGCGGCGTGTGCCCGGTGCCGCATGCGATTGCTTCGGCGCAAGCGCTGGACAATGCTTTCGGCGTCATGCCGCCGCCCAACGGCCGCCTCATTCGCAACATCGTGCAGGGCGCGAACTACATTCAATCGCACGTGCTGCACTTCTATCATCTTGCCTCGCTGGATTATTATCGCGGTCCGGACATTCCACCGTTCGTGCCGCGCTATGAGGCCGACTATCGTTTGCCCGACACGGTGCGCGAGGCGCTGGTGAATCACTACATTCAGGCGTATCAAATCCGTCTCAAGGCGCATGAGCTGGCCGCGATCTGGGCCGGCAAGATGCCGCACATGGCTTCAATCGCGCCCGGCGGCGTGACCATCATTCCGCGCATCGACAACATCACCACCTCACTGTGGCGCTTGAAGGAGCTCACCGACTTCATCGACAAGGCTTACATTCCGGACGTGATTACCATCGCGCAAGTCTATCGCGACTATTTTCAAATGGGCGAGGGCTGTAAGAATTTCCTGTCGTACGGCCTGTTCGATCTCGATGCTGAGCCGGACGTAACGAAGCGCCAACGCTTCTTCCCGATGGGCCGCATGTCGAACGGCAAGATCGCAGCGGTTGATCCCAGGAAGATCACGGAAGACGTGGCAGCTTCATGGTATGATTCGCCAAGTCACGTGCATCCCAGCAAAGCGGATACGATACCGAATCCCGCCAAGCCCGGCGCGTATAGTTGGTTAAAAGCGCCGCGCTACGACGGCGAGGTTTATGAAGTCGGGCCGCTCGCGCGCATGGCCATGGCGTATCAAAGCAAGAGTATGCCCAAGGCCGTGCAGCTCATTGAGGAGTCGTTGAGCACGTTGCGTGTTGGTCCCGAAGCGCTCTGTTCGGTGATGGGCCGCCACCTGAGCCGCGCCTTGGAGTGCAAGCTCGTGGCGGATGAACTGAGCAGCATGATCATGCAAGTGAAGCTCGATGAGCCGGTGTGCAGCGCGCATACGATTCCGGATGAAGCCCGAGGCATGGGCTTGTGGTGCGCGGCGCGCGGTGCGCTCGGGCATTGGATCGAAATCAAAAACGGCAAGATCGCGCGCTACCAAGCGGTGGTGCCGACGACGTGGAATGCTTCGCCAACGGATGACAAAGGCCAGCCCGGACCGATCGAGCAAGCGATGCTCGGCACGGTGGTCGAAGACACGGACAATCCCTTTGCGCTCGCGCGTATCGTGCGCTCGTTCGATCCGTGCATCGCCTGCGCCGTGCATTTGCTCGAGCCGGGAAAGTCGATGAAGCAGTTTCGGATTTTGTAA
- a CDS encoding DUF5615 family PIN-like protein, translated as MKLLADQNVRFRAVLALRKAGYDILHTSEIELATAEDEFIFNTGLADERILITLDEGIGDYHVLPLPEHHPGVIRLKLHPQRWQWVSARLEQFLQTTNAEELRDKLIILYNDRVRIR; from the coding sequence ATGAAACTTCTGGCCGATCAAAATGTCCGGTTTCGCGCCGTTCTCGCGCTCAGAAAAGCCGGTTATGACATTCTCCATACCTCTGAAATCGAACTGGCAACGGCAGAAGACGAGTTCATTTTCAATACGGGTTTGGCGGACGAACGCATACTGATCACCTTGGACGAAGGCATTGGCGACTACCACGTGTTGCCTTTGCCCGAACATCATCCTGGCGTCATTCGATTAAAGCTTCATCCACAGCGCTGGCAGTGGGTATCCGCACGGCTTGAGCAGTTCCTGCAAACGACCAACGCTGAAGAATTGCGCGATAAATTGATCATTCTGTATAATGACCGTGTGCGCATAAGATAG
- a CDS encoding hydrogenase maturation protease, giving the protein MNEKRTLILGLGNLLLTDEGIGIHVVRRLQRMLLPPAVEVLDGGTGGFELLTHCRGKKKIVIVDAVQIAAEPGAVFCFTTEEALQQPPPAFSAHEGGVYELLHFLQTLRPPPEVIIYGIVPEDTQRMSMALSATLARELDEIVALIVAEVDDASVPVSHAQDA; this is encoded by the coding sequence ATGAATGAGAAACGTACACTCATTCTCGGCCTCGGCAATCTTCTGCTTACCGATGAAGGCATTGGCATTCACGTCGTGCGGCGATTGCAGCGCATGCTTCTGCCGCCGGCAGTCGAAGTGCTCGACGGCGGCACGGGCGGGTTTGAGCTGCTCACGCACTGTCGCGGCAAAAAGAAGATCGTCATTGTTGATGCGGTGCAGATCGCAGCGGAGCCGGGCGCGGTGTTTTGCTTTACGACGGAGGAGGCGCTGCAACAACCGCCCCCGGCTTTTTCCGCGCACGAAGGCGGCGTGTATGAACTGCTGCATTTTTTGCAAACACTGAGGCCACCGCCGGAGGTGATCATCTACGGCATCGTGCCCGAAGACACGCAGCGCATGAGTATGGCGTTGAGCGCAACGCTTGCACGCGAGCTGGATGAGATTGTCGCACTGATTGTTGCTGAAGTGGATGACGCCTCTGTGCCCGTGAGTCATGCGCAGGACGCTTGA
- a CDS encoding hydrogenase small subunit, translated as MSLKSPISRRDFMRWAVAAPAAMSMVDEFLPKLAAALDEAVKEYPIIWLQASTCSGCSVSVINTIHPSIKNVILEQILPGHKLILNYHGTLMAATGALSVEAAFESAEKYKGKYVFVVEGAIPTKQNGVYGHIGERDGKPITMLEWVDSFGRNAMATLTVGTCAAYGGLSAAQPNPSGSKGTSEVFQLLNITTPVINIPGCPCHPDWFIGTVAKILLYGMPAPKEIDEQGRLKLFFGRSVHARCINRDYLDDGIFATKFGEEGCLLELGCKGPFTSADCPIRLWNGGVNWCIGAGAPCFGCTEKGYPDAHSPLYQRR; from the coding sequence ATGTCACTCAAATCCCCAATCTCGCGACGCGATTTCATGCGCTGGGCCGTGGCCGCGCCCGCGGCAATGAGCATGGTCGACGAGTTTCTGCCCAAGCTCGCCGCGGCTCTCGATGAAGCCGTCAAGGAATATCCCATCATCTGGCTGCAAGCTTCCACATGCAGCGGCTGCTCGGTGTCGGTGATCAACACCATTCATCCAAGCATCAAGAACGTCATTCTCGAACAAATTCTACCTGGCCACAAACTCATTCTCAATTATCACGGCACGCTCATGGCCGCGACCGGCGCGCTTTCCGTCGAGGCCGCGTTCGAGTCCGCGGAGAAATACAAAGGCAAATACGTGTTCGTGGTCGAAGGCGCGATTCCCACCAAACAAAACGGCGTGTATGGCCACATCGGCGAAAGAGACGGCAAGCCGATCACCATGCTCGAGTGGGTGGATTCCTTCGGACGCAACGCCATGGCGACGTTGACCGTCGGCACCTGCGCTGCGTATGGCGGATTATCGGCAGCGCAACCGAACCCGAGCGGCAGCAAAGGCACCTCAGAAGTTTTTCAGCTGCTCAATATCACCACGCCGGTGATCAACATTCCCGGTTGCCCGTGCCATCCCGATTGGTTCATCGGCACGGTTGCGAAGATTTTGCTCTATGGCATGCCGGCGCCGAAAGAGATCGATGAGCAAGGTCGTTTGAAATTGTTCTTTGGCCGCTCCGTGCATGCGCGCTGCATCAATCGCGATTATCTTGACGACGGCATCTTTGCAACGAAGTTCGGCGAAGAAGGCTGCTTGCTCGAGCTGGGCTGCAAAGGCCCGTTCACGAGCGCGGATTGCCCGATTCGCTTGTGGAACGGCGGCGTGAATTGGTGCATTGGCGCAGGCGCGCCATGCTTTGGTTGTACCGAAAAAGGCTATCCCGATGCGCACTCACCTTTGTATCAGAGGAGATGA
- a CDS encoding SBBP repeat-containing protein, giving the protein MKRALLLSGAAILLLGITQNFDGQGKSQDHRQMSNEGNRDTARQSKMVQAPFFSRQEPNRWTTDQTLLDRHRMTEPLGHRDDQAYAAMTGKTPAQHELSAGIDTAWVRRYSSDVFGGEDGAAAMVIDDSGNVYVTGASEGREEGHDFATIKYNVSGVRQWVARYHGTGNAENYASALAVDASGNVYVTGTSQSSSTAEDFATIKYNSAGVEQWTARYNGTGNLGDGASALAVDASGNVYVTGTSQSSSTADDFATIKYNSAGVEQWAARYSWSENSYDYASAIVVDDSGNVYVTGASQAPAIGRDYATVKYNSAGFEQWVALYNGPGNAGDQAEAVAVDVSGNVYVTGGSRGSGTESDFATIKYNSAGLKQWVVRYNGPGNLGDGASALAVDASGNVYVTGTSQSSNTADDFATIKYNSVGALQWVMRYNGPRNLHDHASALAVDGVGNVYVTGWSASPDTENESDFATVKYNSTGVVQWVARYDGRDNGRHRWNNSDYAIAVAVDHAGNVHVAGTVGDSEWRDWPVRSKDYATIKYNASGEAQWAAIYSGPKIDYNYATDLAIDKFGSIYVSGYSTNGSDAAYVIIKYDAAGAIQWIDRCREGYQGTKLVVDGSGNAYVTGFGDRGGYLTVKYNVSGARQWVAHFDRTVVGGGGWPGFPWHISLAVDISGNVYVAGGLEITNDNSDYVTIKYDSSGNEQWAIAYDGPGHLFDNANAIAVDDSGNAFVTGMSYGAGTLADHATIKYNTLGEMQWVQRYNGSANSWDEGVDIVVDDSGNIYETGRTRSSATGEDFITIKYGAAGATQWIARYNGTHGNGWDEATALTLDNAGNVYVIGLSNGYGDFATVKYNNSGEQQWVARYSNSAGQSYDFPYGLAVDASGNVYVTGFSIGLRDNSDFNTIKYNAAGVEQWIAQYTGSGDTSDEAWGVAVDAAGNVYVAGTSRGNDWYGSVMTTIKYTENGTVAIHEANAQPQNFGLAQNYPNPFNPSTTIEFALPQVSFVTLKIYDLLGNEVATLAAEKLPAGKHQRVWEAKGLASGVYVYRLQAGGFVQTKKLILLK; this is encoded by the coding sequence ATGAAGAGAGCGTTGCTACTCTCCGGCGCGGCCATCTTACTGCTCGGAATAACCCAAAACTTCGATGGGCAAGGAAAATCTCAAGACCATCGTCAAATGTCCAATGAAGGTAACAGGGACACGGCGCGGCAAAGCAAGATGGTACAGGCTCCCTTCTTTTCGAGGCAGGAGCCAAATCGTTGGACCACCGACCAAACTCTGCTTGACCGGCACCGAATGACAGAACCGCTGGGGCATCGTGATGACCAAGCCTATGCGGCAATGACCGGGAAAACTCCTGCCCAGCATGAGCTTTCCGCCGGAATCGATACTGCCTGGGTGCGGCGATATTCTTCCGATGTTTTCGGTGGCGAAGATGGCGCAGCCGCCATGGTGATTGATGACTCTGGAAATGTCTATGTCACTGGAGCGAGTGAGGGGAGAGAAGAGGGACATGATTTTGCCACCATCAAGTATAACGTTTCCGGCGTGAGGCAGTGGGTCGCCCGCTACCATGGAACAGGGAATGCCGAGAACTATGCATCTGCCCTGGCCGTGGATGCCTCCGGCAATGTCTACGTGACAGGAACAAGTCAAAGTTCGAGCACAGCAGAGGATTTTGCCACCATCAAATACAATTCTGCAGGGGTCGAGCAATGGACCGCCCGCTACAATGGGACAGGGAATTTGGGAGACGGGGCGAGCGCCTTGGCCGTGGACGCCTCCGGCAATGTCTATGTGACGGGAACAAGTCAAAGTTCAAGCACAGCAGATGATTTTGCCACCATCAAATACAATTCTGCTGGGGTCGAGCAATGGGCCGCCCGCTACAGTTGGTCAGAGAATTCATATGACTACGCCAGCGCCATCGTGGTGGACGACTCCGGCAATGTCTATGTTACAGGAGCAAGCCAGGCTCCAGCCATTGGGCGAGATTACGCCACGGTCAAATACAACTCCGCTGGCTTCGAGCAGTGGGTCGCCCTCTACAATGGGCCGGGAAATGCGGGGGACCAGGCAGAAGCCGTGGCTGTGGACGTCTCCGGCAATGTCTATGTGACTGGTGGGAGTCGCGGTTCAGGCACAGAGAGTGATTTCGCCACGATCAAATACAATTCTGCCGGCCTCAAACAGTGGGTGGTCCGCTACAATGGGCCGGGAAATTTGGGAGACGGGGCAAGCGCCTTGGCCGTGGACGCCTCCGGCAATGTCTATGTGACGGGAACAAGTCAAAGTTCAAACACAGCCGATGATTTTGCCACCATCAAATACAATTCTGTCGGCGCCCTGCAGTGGGTGATGCGCTACAATGGGCCGCGCAATTTGCATGACCATGCCAGCGCGCTAGCCGTGGATGGGGTCGGTAACGTCTATGTGACGGGTTGGAGCGCGTCTCCCGACACCGAGAACGAGAGTGATTTCGCTACAGTGAAATACAATTCCACTGGGGTGGTGCAATGGGTGGCCCGGTATGATGGTCGGGACAATGGTCGTCACCGGTGGAACAATAGTGACTATGCGATCGCGGTTGCGGTTGACCATGCTGGAAATGTCCATGTTGCCGGAACTGTGGGAGACTCGGAATGGCGTGATTGGCCAGTTCGATCCAAGGATTATGCTACCATAAAGTATAATGCTTCCGGAGAAGCACAATGGGCTGCCATTTACAGTGGCCCCAAAATCGACTACAACTATGCAACCGACCTTGCCATTGACAAATTCGGCAGTATATATGTGAGCGGATACAGCACCAACGGGTCCGATGCTGCTTACGTCATAATCAAGTATGATGCTGCTGGAGCGATACAGTGGATTGACCGTTGCCGGGAAGGATATCAGGGAACCAAGCTCGTAGTTGACGGCTCAGGAAATGCTTATGTGACCGGATTTGGCGACCGGGGCGGCTACCTTACCGTCAAATACAACGTTTCAGGAGCAAGGCAGTGGGTTGCTCATTTCGATAGAACCGTTGTGGGGGGAGGCGGCTGGCCGGGATTTCCCTGGCATATTTCTCTTGCGGTGGATATTTCAGGCAATGTTTATGTGGCCGGCGGCCTAGAAATAACCAACGACAACTCTGACTATGTCACCATCAAGTACGATTCCTCCGGAAACGAACAATGGGCGATTGCCTATGACGGCCCAGGGCATTTGTTTGATAATGCCAACGCTATTGCCGTGGATGACTCGGGCAATGCCTTTGTTACGGGAATGAGTTATGGCGCTGGAACGTTGGCAGATCACGCAACGATCAAATACAATACGCTCGGCGAAATGCAGTGGGTGCAACGCTACAATGGTTCGGCCAATAGTTGGGATGAGGGAGTCGACATTGTTGTGGACGACTCAGGCAATATTTACGAGACTGGCAGGACGCGATCTTCAGCAACCGGTGAAGACTTCATTACGATCAAGTATGGTGCGGCAGGGGCCACCCAGTGGATTGCCCGTTACAATGGAACGCATGGCAACGGTTGGGACGAAGCAACCGCCCTCACCCTCGACAACGCCGGCAATGTTTATGTCATCGGACTGAGTAATGGTTATGGCGACTTTGCGACCGTTAAGTACAACAATTCCGGGGAACAGCAATGGGTTGCCCGTTACAGCAATTCAGCGGGGCAAAGTTATGACTTCCCGTATGGCTTGGCGGTTGACGCTTCGGGCAATGTCTATGTAACCGGATTCAGCATCGGTTTACGCGATAACTCGGATTTTAACACGATCAAATACAATGCTGCCGGTGTTGAACAATGGATCGCGCAATATACTGGATCTGGAGATACTAGCGATGAAGCATGGGGCGTTGCCGTTGATGCTGCTGGAAATGTCTATGTGGCTGGTACCAGTCGGGGCAATGATTGGTATGGGAGCGTCATGACAACGATAAAATACACGGAAAACGGAACAGTGGCAATCCATGAAGCGAATGCACAACCCCAGAATTTCGGCTTGGCGCAGAACTATCCCAATCCATTCAACCCCAGCACCACCATAGAATTCGCGCTGCCGCAAGTGAGTTTCGTCACGCTGAAGATTTATGATTTGCTCGGCAATGAAGTCGCCACGCTGGCGGCAGAAAAACTGCCGGCGGGCAAGCACCAGCGCGTGTGGGAGGCGAAAGGTTTGGCGAGTGGGGTGTATGTGTATCGCCTGCAAGCGGGAGGGTTTGTGCAGACGAAGAAACTCATTCTGCTCAAATAG
- a CDS encoding DUF433 domain-containing protein, translated as MDLHERISINPKICHGEPCIKGTRIMVTNILAAIAEGLPMPEILQDFPGITAEDVLACVAFANDVIQERKWYPVDETEAAVA; from the coding sequence ATGGACTTGCACGAACGCATCTCAATCAATCCGAAAATTTGCCACGGCGAGCCTTGCATCAAAGGCACGCGCATCATGGTGACCAACATTTTGGCGGCGATTGCCGAGGGTTTGCCGATGCCGGAGATTCTTCAAGACTTCCCAGGTATCACCGCTGAAGATGTTTTGGCTTGCGTCGCCTTTGCGAATGACGTCATCCAGGAAAGAAAGTGGTATCCTGTAGATGAAACTGAAGCCGCTGTGGCGTGA
- a CDS encoding tyrosine-type recombinase/integrase: MAHLRKVGSGYQLQYYLNGRKRVKQFSKGTPLAVVTAEKKRIESEIALHKAGLKRFGENPQAAEFLTLSDMTEQVLAAKRHEVAPETIARNRYAMQLFMQVVGTHLLVSEVKPTHCDRFKNARFEAVVRFYGERGWPLNEDKIKRGINKELENIRTVFFTAAKKGIIPSHFLPRIERLKVDRKRLPTFLNKLEVNDMAAQLSGEVLLAFWIIRYTGARRSEIARKFLGDERGLKWQHIDWTRNTIRLYAKKKERLVPMHPKLRQLLGERKETLGQELNPEAHVISLVRDTLSDCFAKARIKAGITKPGAVHILRHTAATDLLSSGGNIREAQEFLGHSSIAVTEIYTHVVKDRLESAVLRAFD; this comes from the coding sequence ATGGCCCATCTGCGCAAAGTCGGCAGCGGTTATCAACTGCAATATTATTTGAACGGCAGGAAGCGCGTCAAGCAGTTTTCCAAAGGCACGCCGCTGGCCGTGGTGACCGCGGAGAAAAAACGCATCGAGTCCGAGATCGCGCTGCACAAGGCGGGTTTGAAGCGCTTCGGCGAGAATCCTCAAGCCGCGGAGTTCCTCACCCTTTCCGACATGACCGAGCAGGTGCTCGCGGCCAAGCGCCATGAAGTCGCGCCCGAGACCATCGCCCGCAACCGTTACGCCATGCAGCTCTTCATGCAGGTGGTGGGCACTCACCTCCTGGTGAGCGAAGTCAAGCCCACGCATTGCGACCGCTTCAAGAATGCCCGCTTCGAAGCCGTCGTGCGGTTCTACGGCGAGCGCGGCTGGCCCTTGAACGAAGACAAGATCAAACGTGGCATCAACAAGGAGCTCGAAAACATCCGCACCGTGTTCTTCACGGCGGCCAAGAAAGGCATCATTCCCTCCCATTTCCTGCCGCGGATCGAGCGCCTCAAGGTTGACCGGAAGCGCCTGCCCACCTTCTTGAACAAGCTCGAGGTCAATGACATGGCTGCCCAGCTTTCGGGCGAAGTGCTGTTGGCGTTTTGGATCATCCGCTACACCGGCGCGCGCAGGAGTGAGATTGCCCGCAAGTTCCTGGGCGATGAGCGCGGCTTGAAATGGCAGCACATCGATTGGACGCGCAACACCATCCGTCTCTACGCCAAGAAGAAAGAGCGGCTGGTGCCCATGCATCCCAAGCTCAGGCAGTTGTTGGGAGAGAGAAAAGAAACGCTCGGCCAGGAATTGAATCCTGAGGCGCATGTCATCAGTCTGGTCAGGGACACGCTTTCGGATTGCTTTGCGAAAGCACGCATCAAGGCAGGCATCACCAAGCCCGGCGCGGTGCACATTCTCCGTCACACGGCAGCCACCGATCTCTTGAGTAGCGGCGGCAACATTCGTGAAGCCCAGGAGTTTTTGGGCCATTCCAGCATCGCGGTGACCGAGATTTACACCCACGTGGTCAAGGATCGGCTCGAAAGCGCGGTGCTGCGCGCGTTTGATTGA
- a CDS encoding serine hydrolase yields the protein MRAKQIVILALVFSFPFLTSVYSPSERGVALRESGSEAQLQEDGKALLLTSTALDSFITATMSAYHIPGLSACIVKQGRLAWHHAYGYADVERRIPVTDSTFFLLASISKTITGTAIMQLYERGLFHLDDNVNDYLPPDLQVVNPSYPNNPITFKMILSHVSSMNDNWEVLDAMIVAGDSSIPLYDFLKGYLVPGGAYYTNTSYGSYPPATTYNYCNVAIALLGYLVEAITDTAFAEYCQRHILSPLSMHEASWFLANLDTNHIARPYIWTPHGYKPYSHENSPGYPAGRLRTSSLQLARFLNAFMQKGTLGDIKILDSSTVALITKAHYPEIPLNPLPDSSQGLIWYWDYFGKRKAWGHDGGTKGATTKMYFCEPEESGIIVLTNGDPTQAWQGVNRIASYLFDHAAGIYLEPTLAITADTLRFVSELHQPDTLKFVITNKGLDSLRLASIQFSTSYFHLAGSLQLPLALGNDQSRELGIVFIPADDAMKTDSLLLVSNDPRQPVQKVILQGVALRSAAPGTIYAIADVSNRTFLATLNPADSGKASLIGSTGCNSARGLAVQPVSGRLFGVVPDINFSTFIKIDAQTGLAQKILTIPESDVRAMTFEGDTLWAASYAGKLFRVNLQTGVTKFVGHTGISNLSGLAFNPVTKKLWATSAGNMKLYILNRNTAQRTWERICFLAPHWLAFDAGGQLFGLFNPERYSNANLALLDTAQVTSGANDQIIGDTGYQWVSALAMRGEIAVEVRELPNTAKPAEYAMYQNYPNPFNPNTVIEFALPKSGFVTLKIYDLLGNEVATVVAEKLPAGQHQRVWEAKGLASGVYLYRLEAGEFEQNKKLLLLR from the coding sequence ATGAGAGCAAAACAAATCGTTATCCTCGCTTTGGTTTTCTCTTTCCCGTTCTTGACCTCGGTGTATTCGCCATCGGAAAGAGGGGTGGCTTTACGAGAGAGCGGGAGCGAGGCCCAGCTCCAAGAGGACGGCAAGGCGTTGTTGCTCACTTCAACTGCACTGGATTCATTCATCACTGCGACGATGTCTGCCTATCATATCCCCGGTTTGTCGGCCTGCATTGTCAAGCAAGGCCGGCTGGCTTGGCATCATGCCTACGGCTACGCGGATGTCGAGCGAAGAATCCCGGTGACGGATTCGACGTTTTTTTTGCTGGCTTCTATTTCCAAGACCATTACGGGTACGGCAATCATGCAATTATATGAGCGAGGCCTTTTTCATTTGGACGACAATGTCAATGATTATCTTCCTCCGGATTTGCAGGTCGTCAATCCCTCCTACCCGAACAATCCCATCACTTTCAAGATGATTCTTTCGCATGTATCAAGCATGAATGATAACTGGGAAGTTCTTGACGCAATGATTGTGGCAGGCGATTCTTCAATACCATTGTATGATTTCTTGAAAGGTTATTTGGTGCCTGGAGGCGCTTATTACACCAATACGAGTTATGGTTCATATCCACCGGCAACCACCTATAACTACTGTAATGTTGCAATAGCATTGCTCGGCTACCTTGTTGAGGCGATCACCGATACTGCCTTTGCTGAATACTGTCAGAGGCACATTTTATCGCCATTAAGCATGCATGAGGCTTCCTGGTTTCTTGCCAACCTCGATACAAATCATATCGCGAGACCGTATATCTGGACTCCCCATGGATACAAACCGTACTCACATGAGAATTCTCCTGGTTATCCTGCTGGGCGACTTCGCACCAGCTCGCTTCAGCTTGCTCGTTTTCTGAACGCCTTTATGCAAAAAGGAACATTGGGAGATATCAAAATACTCGACAGCTCAACAGTCGCTTTAATAACAAAAGCGCATTATCCGGAAATACCGTTGAATCCGCTTCCAGATTCTTCACAAGGTCTTATCTGGTACTGGGATTATTTTGGAAAACGAAAAGCATGGGGGCACGACGGCGGCACAAAAGGAGCAACTACTAAAATGTACTTTTGTGAACCAGAAGAATCAGGCATCATTGTCTTAACCAACGGTGATCCAACTCAGGCATGGCAGGGTGTTAACAGAATAGCGAGTTATCTGTTTGATCATGCCGCCGGCATCTACCTCGAACCTACCCTGGCAATCACCGCCGATACATTGCGCTTTGTTTCTGAGTTGCATCAGCCCGACACCTTGAAGTTTGTCATAACCAACAAAGGACTGGATAGCCTGCGCCTCGCGAGCATACAGTTTTCAACCAGCTATTTTCATCTGGCCGGAAGCCTGCAACTGCCGCTGGCTTTGGGGAATGATCAAAGCCGTGAACTTGGCATTGTGTTCATCCCTGCGGATGATGCCATGAAAACGGATTCCCTGCTTCTGGTCAGCAACGACCCGCGCCAGCCGGTGCAGAAAGTGATTTTACAGGGCGTCGCGCTGCGCAGCGCCGCACCCGGCACCATCTATGCCATTGCCGACGTCTCGAATCGAACTTTTCTGGCGACACTCAACCCGGCGGATTCGGGGAAAGCCAGCCTGATCGGTTCCACTGGCTGCAATTCCGCTCGTGGGCTGGCGGTGCAGCCGGTCTCCGGTCGTTTGTTTGGCGTTGTTCCCGATATCAACTTCAGCACCTTCATCAAGATCGATGCGCAAACCGGGCTTGCCCAGAAGATACTGACCATCCCCGAGTCGGATGTCCGGGCCATGACATTCGAGGGTGACACGCTGTGGGCGGCGAGTTATGCCGGCAAATTGTTCAGGGTCAATCTTCAAACCGGCGTGACCAAATTCGTCGGCCACACCGGGATTTCCAACTTATCCGGTTTGGCGTTCAATCCTGTGACCAAAAAGCTGTGGGCCACCAGTGCCGGCAACATGAAATTGTATATCCTGAACCGGAACACGGCACAGCGAACGTGGGAGAGGATTTGTTTCCTCGCACCGCACTGGCTGGCATTCGACGCGGGCGGGCAACTCTTCGGCTTGTTCAATCCCGAACGTTACTCCAATGCCAACCTGGCCTTGCTGGATACCGCGCAAGTCACCAGCGGTGCAAATGACCAGATTATCGGCGATACGGGATATCAGTGGGTCTCGGCCCTGGCGATGCGCGGAGAGATTGCGGTGGAGGTGCGCGAGCTGCCCAATACTGCCAAGCCCGCTGAATATGCGATGTACCAGAATTATCCCAATCCCTTCAATCCCAACACTGTCATCGAATTCGCGCTGCCGAAATCTGGCTTTGTCACGCTGAAGATTTATGACTTGCTCGGCAATGAAGTCGCCACGGTGGTGGCGGAAAAACTCCCGGCAGGCCAACACCAGCGCGTGTGGGAGGCGAAGGGTTTGGCGAGCGGGGTGTATTTGTATCGCTTGGAAGCGGGTGAGTTTGAGCAAAACAAGAAGCTTTTGTTGTTGCGATAA